A single Pangasianodon hypophthalmus isolate fPanHyp1 chromosome 27, fPanHyp1.pri, whole genome shotgun sequence DNA region contains:
- the LOC113531088 gene encoding nuclear protein 1-like, with protein MATDIERLALFEEAHYDQYDYYNLDEYSCHAGGKGRTKKEIGLNTNRHCPAGHERKIAEKYRNSEVKRKRSKSSSS; from the coding sequence atggccACTGACATTGAAAGGTTGGCTTTGTTTGAAGAGGCGCACTATGACCAGTATGATTATTATAACCTGGATGAATATTCGTGCCATGCTGGAGGAAAAGGAAGAACGAAGAAAGAAATCGGATTAAACACCAACCGCCATTGTCCTGCAGGACATGAGAGAAAAATCGCTGAAAAATACCGGAATAGCGAAGTGAAGAGGAAGAGATCCAAAAGCTCTTCGTCTTGA